One genomic segment of Sphingorhabdus sp. M41 includes these proteins:
- the nuoN gene encoding NADH-quinone oxidoreductase subunit NuoN, giving the protein MNLASSLWLVSPEVFLSVSSLILLLVAAWSQEKAARLITILSVAALFGASILLMVLAHKPEFKGGAEAFDGLYRMDAFGSSAKFLVYLAAIISLIVAPRFFQDGGKYRSEYPVLILFATIGMGMMVSATDMMTLYIGLELNSLSAYVLASFIRTDIRSSEAGLKYFVLGALASGMLLFGISLVYGFAGSTSFAVIGETLNGDLSTGPLIGLVLVLSGLAFKISAVPFHMWTPDVYEGAPTPVSAFFASAPKVAAVALTARVIIEAFGGQTSAWQQIIVFVALASIILGAVAAIGQQNIKRLLAYSSINNVGFLLIGLATGTAQGISAMMFYLAIYVAMTLGSFICVLEMRDKDGKPLESLSSLAGLSQTRPGLAAAFAIFMFSLAGIPPLFGFWGKFMVFDAAVAAGMLPLAVIGIAASVIGAFYYIKVVKIIYFDNPANEIVVTGHKAENILIAILALCVSPLGYLAIPAIAPITAAAAAALF; this is encoded by the coding sequence ATGAACCTTGCATCTTCTCTCTGGCTGGTATCGCCGGAAGTCTTCCTGTCGGTCTCGAGCCTGATCCTGCTGCTGGTAGCGGCGTGGAGCCAGGAAAAGGCCGCGCGTCTGATCACCATATTGTCGGTTGCCGCGCTTTTTGGCGCTTCGATCTTGTTGATGGTGCTGGCACACAAGCCCGAATTCAAGGGCGGAGCGGAAGCCTTTGACGGCCTCTATCGCATGGATGCCTTTGGCAGTTCGGCGAAATTCCTGGTCTATCTGGCGGCGATCATATCGCTGATCGTTGCGCCGCGCTTCTTCCAGGACGGCGGGAAATATCGGTCGGAATATCCGGTCCTGATCCTCTTCGCCACGATCGGCATGGGGATGATGGTCTCTGCCACCGACATGATGACCCTCTATATCGGTCTCGAACTGAACAGCCTGTCCGCCTATGTGCTAGCCAGCTTTATTCGCACCGACATAAGATCTTCCGAAGCCGGCCTGAAATATTTTGTGCTCGGCGCGCTGGCTAGCGGCATGCTGCTCTTCGGTATCTCGCTGGTCTATGGCTTTGCCGGTTCGACCAGCTTCGCGGTGATTGGCGAAACCCTGAACGGCGATCTTTCCACTGGCCCGCTGATCGGACTGGTGCTGGTGCTCTCGGGGCTTGCCTTCAAGATCAGCGCCGTGCCCTTCCATATGTGGACGCCCGACGTTTACGAAGGCGCACCGACGCCGGTCAGTGCCTTTTTCGCCAGCGCCCCGAAAGTTGCCGCGGTAGCTTTGACAGCGCGCGTGATCATCGAAGCCTTCGGTGGCCAGACTTCGGCCTGGCAGCAGATCATCGTATTTGTGGCCTTGGCCTCTATCATTCTTGGTGCGGTCGCCGCGATCGGACAGCAGAATATCAAGCGTCTGCTGGCTTATAGCTCGATCAACAATGTCGGCTTCCTGCTGATCGGTCTCGCTACCGGGACCGCTCAGGGCATTTCCGCGATGATGTTCTATCTGGCGATCTATGTAGCGATGACATTGGGCAGCTTTATATGTGTGCTCGAAATGCGCGACAAGGATGGCAAGCCGCTGGAAAGCCTGTCCAGCCTGGCCGGATTGTCGCAGACGCGTCCCGGTCTTGCCGCTGCTTTCGCGATATTCATGTTCTCGCTGGCCGGCATTCCGCCGCTATTCGGTTTCTGGGGCAAGTTCATGGTCTTTGATGCCGCCGTTGCTGCGGGCATGTTGCCGCTGGCGGTCATCGGTATTGCCGCTTCGGTAATTGGCGCCTTTTATTACATCAAGGTGGTCAAGATCATCTATTTCGACAATCCTGCCAACGAGATCGTGGTCACGGGACATAAGGCGGAAAATATATTGATCGCCATATTGGCGCTCTGTGTGTCACCGCTAGGCTATCTAGCGATACCGGCGATCGCGCCTATAACTGCCGCAGCGGCAGCGGCGCTCTTCTGA
- a CDS encoding biotin--[acetyl-CoA-carboxylase] ligase: protein MENVAETASTNADLKALSLSGSAPEGFWLRAAQQTGGVGRRGRKWESPQGNLYCSTVIDIRPSDPPPSSLSFVAGLAVHAAIRAALPDVPMLLKWPNDVLVSDSKICGILLERVKDQVVVGIGVNVAVAPEVEGRSVTSLAAEGAEIDAAGFLDKLSREFEACVTEWRNAGLAPILEKWQSLAHPVGMAVTTSDHGGEKITGEFAGLQADGALRLRKADGTLIEIRAGDISIG, encoded by the coding sequence ATAGAGAATGTTGCCGAAACCGCATCGACCAATGCGGACCTGAAAGCATTGTCTCTGAGTGGCAGCGCGCCGGAAGGGTTCTGGCTGCGGGCCGCGCAACAGACGGGTGGGGTCGGGCGTCGGGGCCGCAAATGGGAAAGTCCGCAAGGCAATCTCTATTGCAGTACCGTGATTGACATACGGCCCTCTGACCCACCACCTTCTTCCTTGTCCTTTGTCGCCGGACTGGCCGTCCATGCGGCCATTCGTGCGGCCCTGCCGGACGTGCCGATGCTGTTGAAATGGCCGAATGACGTTCTCGTATCGGACTCCAAGATATGCGGTATCCTGCTGGAGCGCGTTAAAGATCAGGTAGTGGTCGGCATTGGCGTGAATGTCGCTGTCGCGCCCGAAGTCGAGGGGCGGTCTGTGACCAGCCTTGCAGCGGAAGGGGCGGAAATCGACGCTGCCGGATTTCTCGACAAACTGTCCCGAGAGTTCGAGGCATGCGTAACAGAATGGCGAAATGCCGGATTGGCTCCTATTCTAGAGAAATGGCAGAGTCTGGCGCATCCGGTTGGCATGGCCGTGACGACAAGTGACCATGGTGGCGAGAAAATCACCGGAGAATTTGCCGGCCTGCAAGCAGACGGTGCGCTGCGCTTGAGAAAAGCCGACGGAACGCTTATCGAAATACGCGCCGGTGACATTTCAATCGGATAG
- a CDS encoding type III pantothenate kinase, protein MLLAIDAGNTNVVFALFDGDDIRARWRIATDARRTADEYVVWLRQLLELEGLELGAVDAVIIGTVVPRALHNLTVLSEKYFGVTPLVAGRGAAAWGVALDVEQPDSVGADRVLNVIAAHQKYKQDIVIIDFGTATTFDVADYEGAYKGGVIAPGINLSLDALVGKTAQLPRIALESPEDDNVIGTTTESQMLIGIFWGYVAMIEGLVARTKAQIGRPTKIIATGGLAVLFDEHTDVFDHLESDLTLQGLHFLYQRATSAS, encoded by the coding sequence ATGCTTTTGGCCATAGACGCTGGAAATACCAATGTTGTCTTCGCTCTCTTCGACGGCGATGACATTCGTGCGCGCTGGCGCATCGCAACCGACGCGCGGCGTACTGCGGATGAATATGTCGTCTGGCTCCGGCAACTGCTCGAACTGGAAGGTCTTGAACTTGGCGCCGTTGACGCGGTGATCATTGGCACGGTTGTTCCGCGCGCACTCCATAATCTGACGGTCCTCTCTGAAAAATATTTTGGCGTGACGCCGTTGGTCGCTGGCCGGGGCGCAGCGGCATGGGGTGTCGCACTCGACGTGGAACAGCCCGATAGCGTTGGGGCAGACCGGGTGCTCAACGTGATCGCGGCGCATCAGAAATATAAGCAGGACATCGTCATCATCGATTTCGGTACAGCAACCACGTTCGATGTTGCCGATTATGAAGGCGCCTATAAAGGCGGGGTCATCGCCCCGGGTATCAATCTTTCGCTCGATGCCCTGGTTGGTAAAACCGCACAATTGCCGCGAATTGCGCTGGAATCTCCGGAAGATGACAATGTGATTGGGACGACCACCGAAAGCCAGATGCTGATCGGTATTTTCTGGGGCTATGTTGCGATGATCGAAGGGCTGGTGGCCCGTACCAAAGCGCAAATCGGTCGCCCCACGAAAATCATAGCTACCGGCGGATTAGCCGTATTATTTGACGAACATACAGATGTTTTCGACCATCTGGAATCAGACCTGACTCTTCAAGGCCTGCATTTCCTCTATCAGCGAGCAACAAGCGCTTCATGA
- a CDS encoding ribonuclease J, whose translation MTKPKKELLFLALGGSGEIGMNVNLYGCDGKWVMVDLGMTFADPSYPGIDLILPDLEFIEKNRKDLLGIVLTHGHEDHIGAVPYFAADLDVPLFATPFTAGLIRRKLEEVGLEREVELNIIPNEGSFDLGPFGFRYLPIAHSIAEGNAMLIDTPYGRIFHTGDWKLDDEPVLGVPSSPETLKQIGDDGILAMVCDSTNVFNNKPSGSEGEVRRNLMRVVDEIDTRVVVTTFASNAARLQTLGEVAIHAGRKLCVAGRSLDRIIENCRENGYLKDFPPTIDFQEAMSLPRGDVMIIATGGQGEARAALGRIAGDSHQIKLSEGDHVLFSSKQIPGNEIAIGRIQNQLAAKGVVMITERQEHIHVSGHPGQPELAQMYEWIRPEILVPVHGEIRHMKTQVAFGLEQGVPKAIFQQNGDVVRLAPNGPKILGQERTGRLVVDGDVIIPADGKTLNDRRKTAHNGMISVAIGLDHKGNIFGQPVLKMHGVPLEEDEEDFLDEVIDKIVSKYSKPVGDIDKFNEAIRLLVRRSATEWTGKKPIVSVLTVEA comes from the coding sequence ATGACAAAACCTAAAAAAGAACTTCTCTTCCTGGCCCTTGGCGGGTCGGGCGAAATCGGTATGAATGTCAACCTGTACGGCTGTGACGGCAAGTGGGTGATGGTCGATCTCGGCATGACCTTTGCCGATCCCAGCTATCCCGGCATCGACCTGATCCTGCCCGATCTCGAATTTATCGAGAAAAACCGGAAGGATCTGCTCGGCATCGTGCTGACTCACGGGCACGAGGATCATATCGGTGCGGTTCCCTATTTTGCCGCTGATCTTGATGTCCCCTTGTTCGCGACTCCGTTTACGGCGGGCCTGATCCGTCGCAAGCTGGAAGAAGTTGGTCTTGAACGGGAAGTTGAGCTCAATATCATCCCCAATGAGGGCAGTTTTGATCTCGGCCCGTTCGGCTTCCGCTATCTGCCGATCGCCCACTCTATTGCCGAAGGCAATGCGATGCTGATCGACACGCCTTATGGCCGGATTTTCCATACCGGTGACTGGAAGCTGGACGATGAGCCTGTGCTCGGCGTGCCATCCTCACCGGAAACGCTGAAGCAGATCGGCGATGACGGCATATTGGCGATGGTTTGCGATTCGACCAATGTCTTCAACAACAAGCCCTCGGGATCGGAAGGCGAAGTTCGCCGCAACCTGATGCGGGTCGTCGACGAAATCGATACACGCGTTGTGGTGACCACCTTCGCATCCAATGCGGCACGGCTGCAGACTCTGGGCGAGGTTGCCATTCATGCAGGCCGCAAGCTCTGTGTTGCTGGCCGTTCACTCGACCGGATCATCGAAAATTGCCGCGAAAACGGCTATCTCAAGGATTTTCCGCCGACGATCGATTTTCAGGAGGCGATGAGCCTGCCACGCGGCGATGTGATGATCATCGCAACCGGTGGCCAGGGTGAGGCGAGAGCGGCTTTAGGCCGAATTGCCGGCGACAGCCACCAGATCAAGCTGTCCGAAGGCGATCATGTGCTGTTCTCGTCGAAACAGATTCCCGGCAATGAAATTGCCATTGGTCGGATCCAGAACCAGCTGGCGGCCAAGGGCGTCGTCATGATCACCGAGCGGCAGGAACATATCCATGTTTCGGGCCACCCGGGACAGCCGGAACTGGCGCAAATGTATGAATGGATCAGACCGGAAATATTGGTGCCGGTCCATGGTGAAATCCGCCACATGAAAACCCAGGTCGCTTTCGGCCTGGAGCAGGGAGTCCCGAAAGCGATATTCCAGCAGAATGGTGATGTCGTGCGTCTGGCACCCAATGGACCGAAAATATTGGGGCAGGAACGCACCGGACGGCTTGTCGTCGATGGCGATGTGATTATCCCTGCAGACGGCAAAACTCTGAACGACCGGCGCAAGACAGCGCATAACGGCATGATATCGGTAGCTATCGGACTCGACCACAAGGGCAATATCTTCGGTCAGCCCGTGCTGAAAATGCACGGTGTTCCGCTTGAGGAAGACGAAGAGGATTTTCTCGATGAAGTGATCGACAAGATTGTCAGCAAATATTCCAAACCGGTTGGTGATATCGACAAGTTCAACGAGGCGATCCGCTTGCTGGTCCGGCGCAGCGCGACCGAATGGACGGGCAAGAAACCCATTGTTTCGGTGCTCACCGTGGAGGCCTAA